The Streptomyces tendae genome has a window encoding:
- a CDS encoding RelA/SpoT family protein, translating into MNAEAAKPATPGPMTSNHVTPAGARRKSRARLDLRRLGRAALLGPAARDRLPDAIGHVVEAHRAHHPDADLEPLRRAYVLAESSHRGQMRKSGEPYITHPLAVTLILAELGAETTTLTASLLHDTVEDTDVTLEQVGKEFGEEVRYLVDGVTKLEKVDYGAAAEPETFRKMLVATGNDVRVMSIKLADRLHNMRTLGVMRPAKQERIAKVTRDVLIPLAERLGVQALKTELEDLVFAILHPEEYERTRELILRNAAREDDPLADVADDVRKVLREADIPAEVLIRPRHFVSVHRVSRKRGPLRGADFGRLLVLVNEDADCYGVLGELHTCMTPVVSEFKDFIAVPKFNLYQSLHTAVAGKDGQVVEVLIRTHQMHKVAEAGVVALGNPYAAPPEEQSAGDGERVDPTRPGWLSRLLDWQRGAPDPDTFWSTLREDLAQDREITVFRPDGGTLGLPEGATCVDAAYAQYGEDAHACIGARVNGRLATLSTVLKDGDTVQLLMDQDAASAPSREWLEHAHTPAARIAIQRWLAAHPAPEDPAASDTESAVRLRADEPAAPRPSDPDRSAAPRAPEAGEADADGSAAQVLVDRADATVRLAGCCTPVPPDDVTGFAVRGGAVTVHRTGCPAVARMKGAGRAEVAVRWGEGAECRVTLVAESFVRPHLLADLTEAMATEGAEIVSATVEPPDRQQVRHTYTVQIPDAAQLPALMRAMRNVAGVYDVSRAQPQAPGV; encoded by the coding sequence ATGAACGCGGAGGCCGCGAAACCCGCGACCCCGGGCCCGATGACGTCGAACCACGTCACACCCGCCGGGGCGCGCCGGAAGTCCCGTGCCCGGCTCGACCTGCGCCGGCTGGGCCGCGCCGCGCTGCTGGGACCGGCCGCCCGCGACCGGCTGCCCGACGCCATCGGCCACGTCGTCGAGGCGCACCGGGCCCACCACCCCGACGCCGACCTCGAACCGCTGCGCCGCGCCTATGTGCTGGCCGAGTCCTCGCACCGCGGACAGATGCGCAAGAGCGGCGAGCCGTACATCACCCACCCGCTCGCGGTCACCCTCATCCTGGCCGAACTGGGCGCCGAGACCACGACGTTGACCGCCTCGCTGCTGCACGACACCGTCGAGGACACCGACGTCACGCTCGAGCAGGTGGGCAAGGAGTTCGGCGAGGAGGTCCGCTACCTCGTCGACGGCGTCACCAAGTTGGAGAAGGTCGACTACGGCGCCGCCGCCGAGCCCGAGACCTTCCGCAAGATGCTGGTCGCCACCGGCAACGACGTCCGCGTGATGTCGATCAAGCTCGCCGACCGGCTGCACAACATGCGCACCCTCGGCGTGATGCGCCCCGCCAAGCAGGAGCGCATCGCCAAGGTGACACGTGACGTGCTCATCCCGCTCGCCGAACGGCTCGGTGTCCAGGCGCTCAAGACGGAGCTGGAGGACCTGGTCTTCGCCATCCTCCACCCCGAGGAGTACGAGCGGACACGGGAGTTGATCCTCCGCAACGCGGCCCGCGAGGACGACCCGCTCGCCGACGTCGCCGACGACGTGCGCAAGGTGCTCCGGGAGGCCGACATCCCGGCCGAAGTCCTCATCCGGCCGCGCCACTTCGTGTCCGTGCACCGGGTCTCCCGCAAGCGCGGCCCGCTGCGCGGCGCCGACTTCGGCCGTCTGCTGGTCCTGGTGAACGAGGACGCCGACTGTTACGGCGTACTGGGCGAGCTGCACACCTGTATGACGCCGGTGGTCTCGGAGTTCAAGGACTTCATCGCCGTCCCCAAGTTCAACCTGTACCAGTCGCTGCACACCGCCGTCGCGGGGAAGGACGGCCAGGTCGTCGAGGTGCTCATCCGCACCCACCAGATGCACAAGGTCGCCGAGGCCGGCGTCGTCGCCCTCGGCAACCCCTACGCCGCCCCGCCGGAGGAGCAGTCCGCGGGCGACGGTGAACGCGTCGACCCCACCCGGCCCGGCTGGCTGTCCCGGCTGCTCGACTGGCAGCGGGGCGCGCCCGACCCCGACACCTTCTGGTCCACGCTGCGCGAGGACCTCGCCCAGGACCGCGAGATCACCGTCTTCCGTCCCGACGGCGGCACCCTGGGCCTGCCCGAGGGGGCGACCTGCGTGGACGCCGCCTACGCGCAGTACGGCGAGGACGCCCACGCCTGCATCGGCGCCCGGGTCAACGGTCGGCTGGCGACCCTGAGCACCGTCCTCAAGGACGGGGACACCGTGCAGCTGCTCATGGACCAGGACGCGGCCTCGGCGCCGTCCCGGGAGTGGCTGGAGCACGCGCACACCCCGGCGGCCCGGATCGCCATCCAGCGCTGGCTCGCCGCTCACCCCGCGCCGGAGGACCCTGCCGCCTCGGACACGGAGTCGGCGGTCCGGCTGCGCGCGGACGAGCCGGCCGCCCCGCGGCCGTCCGACCCGGACCGTTCCGCGGCCCCGCGGGCGCCCGAGGCAGGGGAGGCGGACGCCGACGGTTCCGCCGCCCAGGTCCTGGTCGACCGGGCGGACGCGACCGTACGGCTGGCCGGCTGCTGCACACCCGTACCGCCCGACGACGTCACCGGCTTCGCCGTGCGTGGGGGAGCGGTCACCGTGCACCGCACGGGGTGCCCGGCGGTGGCGCGGATGAAGGGCGCGGGCCGCGCCGAGGTCGCCGTGCGCTGGGGGGAGGGCGCCGAGTGCCGGGTGACCCTGGTGGCGGAGTCGTTCGTGCGGCCGCATCTGCTCGCGGACCTCACCGAGGCGATGGCCACGGAGGGCGCCGAGATCGTCTCCGCGACCGTCGAACCGCCGGACCGGCAGCAGGTGCGCCACACCTACACCGTGCAGATCCCGGACGCCGCCCAGCTGCCCGCCCTGATGCGCGCCATGCGCAACGTCGCCGGTGTGTACGACGTGAGCCGGGCCCAGCCGCAGGCACCGGGTGTCTGA
- a CDS encoding M1 family metallopeptidase, protein MPLTSPHRPAHAHRPPATGPARARRRRTASALLASAVGVCLVAASAPAEPLGIGDPLFPHLGNPGYDVQAYDIALTYPGANDRPLDAVTTIDARITADLDRINLDFAHGTVRSVEVDGEPAAFTGAGEDLVITPDDDLDRGESVRVTVRHTSDPRPGNREGGWVRTADGLAMANQADAAHLVFPGNDHPSDKAMFTFRITVPDGYTAVANGLPAAVDRTRATTTWTYRTRNPMATELAQVSIGRSTVLHRTGPHDLPLRDVVPTEQRTALEPWLAKTPAQIAWMEERVGRYPFATYGLLLAEASTGFALETQTLSLFERDLFTDPALPAWYVESIMVHELAHQWFGDSVTPRTWSDLWLNEGHATWYEALYAEERGGRSLEARMRAAYESSDGWRAAGGPPAAPEPPDPGRKISIFRPGVYGGAALVLYALRQEIGQAAFDRLEREWVSRHRDGNASTADFVKLASEVAGRDLSGFLHPWLYAAETPPMPGHPDWRSADRSADTPPGPDTRELRHGHLPGPHGHRPDPGGE, encoded by the coding sequence ATGCCGCTCACCTCCCCCCATCGGCCCGCGCACGCCCACCGCCCCCCGGCGACCGGCCCGGCGCGCGCCCGCCGCCGGCGGACCGCCTCGGCCCTGCTCGCCTCCGCCGTCGGCGTCTGCCTGGTCGCCGCGAGCGCCCCCGCCGAACCGCTCGGCATCGGCGACCCGCTCTTCCCCCACCTCGGCAACCCCGGCTACGACGTCCAGGCGTACGACATCGCCCTCACCTACCCCGGCGCCAACGACCGGCCGCTCGACGCCGTCACCACCATCGACGCCCGGATCACCGCCGACCTGGACAGGATCAACCTCGACTTCGCCCACGGCACGGTCCGCTCGGTCGAGGTCGACGGCGAACCGGCCGCCTTCACCGGCGCGGGCGAGGACCTGGTGATCACCCCCGACGACGACCTCGACCGGGGCGAGTCGGTGCGCGTCACGGTCCGGCACACCAGCGACCCCCGCCCCGGAAACCGCGAGGGCGGCTGGGTGCGCACCGCGGACGGCCTCGCCATGGCCAACCAGGCCGACGCCGCCCACCTGGTGTTCCCGGGCAACGACCATCCCTCCGACAAGGCGATGTTCACGTTCCGGATCACCGTCCCGGACGGTTACACGGCCGTCGCCAACGGCCTGCCCGCCGCCGTCGACCGCACCCGCGCGACCACCACCTGGACCTACCGGACGCGCAACCCCATGGCGACCGAGCTTGCCCAGGTGTCCATCGGGCGCTCCACCGTGCTGCACCGCACCGGACCCCACGACCTGCCGCTGCGGGACGTCGTGCCCACCGAGCAGCGCACGGCACTCGAACCGTGGCTGGCGAAGACCCCGGCACAGATCGCCTGGATGGAGGAGCGGGTGGGCCGCTACCCGTTCGCCACCTACGGCCTGCTGCTCGCCGAGGCCTCCACCGGCTTCGCGCTGGAGACCCAGACGCTTTCCTTGTTCGAACGGGACCTGTTCACCGACCCCGCCCTTCCCGCCTGGTACGTCGAGTCGATCATGGTGCACGAGCTGGCCCACCAGTGGTTCGGCGACAGTGTCACCCCCCGCACCTGGTCCGACCTGTGGCTCAACGAGGGGCACGCCACCTGGTACGAGGCGCTCTACGCCGAGGAACGCGGGGGCAGATCCCTGGAGGCCCGGATGCGGGCCGCGTACGAGTCCTCCGACGGCTGGCGCGCGGCGGGCGGGCCGCCCGCCGCACCCGAGCCGCCCGACCCGGGCCGCAAGATCAGCATCTTCCGTCCGGGTGTCTACGGCGGGGCCGCACTGGTGCTCTACGCGCTGCGCCAGGAGATCGGACAGGCCGCGTTCGACCGGCTGGAGCGCGAGTGGGTCTCCCGGCACCGCGACGGCAACGCCTCCACCGCCGACTTCGTGAAGCTGGCCTCCGAGGTGGCCGGCCGCGACCTCTCCGGTTTCCTGCACCCCTGGCTCTACGCCGCCGAGACCCCGCCCATGCCCGGTCACCCGGACTGGCGGTCCGCGGACCGGTCCGCGGACACCCCTCCCGGCCCGGACACGCGGGAACTCCGGCACGGGCATCTGCCCGGCCCGCACGGGCATCGGCCCGACCCGGGAGGGGAATAA